The Deltaproteobacteria bacterium nucleotide sequence TGAGTGGTTTTGGGCTGACCTACTCTTTGGCGAAGACGGGCGTTCCGGAAGATGGCTGGCTGGGCTGGTATCGCGGACGCTTGTTACGCTTGTTCCCCATGTACTGGGTGGCCCACTTCGTGTATCTCGTGTCACCGTTTGTGGCTCGTCCTGAGCCGATCGACTACCGTTTCTTCCTGAGTCTTTTGGGAGACCGTGTCTATCCGGTGTACTCGCTCTTCTACTACATCAATCCGGCGTGGTGGTATTTTGGCTTGCTGATTCAACTCTACCTCATCTTTCCGCTGTTGTTCCGTATGCTGCAGAAGCTCGGGCCGGTCTGGTTTCTGGTGGTCTGCGGTGTCGCGACCGTAGTCATTCGTTATCTGTTGCTCTTTACGATCAGTGCGCACGGTTATTACGTCCAGGGAGCGTTTGGCGGGTCGCGGCTGTGGGAGTTTGCGTTAGGGATGGTGCTGGGCTTGCTCTATCGCCGCTCGGCGAGTGATGCTGATGATCGACTCTTTTCGTTTCCGGCGATCACCGGTGGCGCTGTTCTGTATGTGTTGGGCTTATATAGCTACGCCAATTCTGTGACGTACATCTTTAATGACGCACTCATCGGCACTGGACTGTTTGTGATTCTTGCTCACGTTGCGCGGTGGTGTGATCTCCTGCCACGGTTCGGTGGGACCTTAGCCTACGTTGGTGCATTCTCATACGGGCTGTATTTGTTGCACCAGCCCTATGTCATTTACTTCGGTGAGCGCATGCGCGAGATGCCTGAACTTCTCTTTAGTGTCCTGGCGTGGGGTATTATCGCGTTGATTACGATAGCTGCCATTCCGCTCGAACGCTATGTGAATCAACTGACGAATTGGGTGTTGGATCGGAAGAAAGAAAGCCGTCAGCCACCAGCCGTCAGCTATCAGCCGAATCTTGAGATCAAGAGTTAAAGAAAGTCGAAATTCACCAGCCGAAAATGGAGAGCGCTTACATGAACGGGGCGGAGTAGAGCCTGTGGTTTGTCTCTCTCCAGTCCCCAGTCCCCAACCCCTAACCCCCAAAGAGAACGTTGAACTCACTCAAAGATTGGCACCTCAACGAAGACCGTTTCCTCCGTGTCCTCAATGGCATGATGGAGGTCAGCGAGCGCCTGCAAAATTTTCCACAGAAAGATAAACCGCAACCACAAGAAGATCTGGCTGGCGATATCGTTCTTTCTGAACTGACCCCTTTGATACAAGAGGGCGGCCTTCGCGCAGAACGTGTGAGCTACGCTGAGGGGCGAGGCAACCTGCTGTTGACCTATCCTGGGAAGAGCACCCGTACGGTGGCGTTTGTTGGTGCGCATCTTGATGTCGTTCCGGCAGACCCTGCCGAGTGGCAACGCCCGCCGTTCATGTTGCAAATCGAGGGAGAACGCTTATATGGGCGTGGAGTCACAGATTGTTTGGGACATGTCGCTGTTGTGACCGATCTGTTTGCGCAGTTGGCTGAACATCGAGTTGAACTTGACTGTAGTGTGGTAGCGGTCATTATTGCGAATGAAGAACTCTCCTCAGTCAGCGGTATCGGTATTGGAAAATTGATGAAAGAGGGGAAGCTCGATCACCTCAAGAACGGGCCTCTGTATTGGTTGGATAGTGCTGACTTCGGTCCAACTATCGGCACGGGTGGTATGGCGACGTGGAAACTCACCGTGGAAGGAAAGGCTGCCCATTCGGGTTTTCCGCAAAACGGTATCAACGCTGCAGAACTTGCCTTTGCCGTTACCCAAAAGCTGCAGGAGTGGTTCTACACCAATTACCCGCCACATCCGAAGGAGTATGAATACGGTTTTCTTGTGCCGTCGTCGTTCAAACCGACTCGGGTACAGGCTGAGAATGATACCTTGGCCAAGATCCCGGCCAAGGCAGTAGTCGAAGGGGATATTCGTCTCACTCCTTGGTATTCAGGACAAGAAGTGAAGGACGGAGCACTGGCGTTCGTACAAAAACTCGATGTGAGTCAACTGGTGGGTTATGGCCCAAGTCGCTATCAGGTTGCGGAGGCGATCGGGACGGTGAAACTTGAACTCGGTGCCCCAGGAGGTGGGATTGCTTGCGACCTCGCCTCGCCAGGGTATCATGCGTTGCGTGAGGCGATCCTCGCTGTCCGTGGCGACGCCCGTCCGTTCGCCCTCACGGGGACTCTCCCGTACGTACGTTCTCTCCAACAGCACGGGTTTGACGTACACATCACGGGATTCGGGCGGATGGACACTTACCATGCGCCGAATGAATTTGCGGAACTGGGGCATATGCGCGACGGGTTTCGTATTCTCTGTGAGATCATTTCACGCTTTGGCTGAATGAAAGGAGGAAGCGATGCACTATCGAACACTGGGGAGAACTGGCGTACGCGTGTCCGACGTTGGTTTTGGCGCGATGACCATTGGCGGTGAAATCTTTGGTGCAACCGATGACCAAGAGTCGTTGCGTGCGCTGAATCATGCTCTCGATATGGGCATGAACTTTATCGACACTGCGGATGCCTATGGGCGCGGTCATAGCGAGGAACTATTGGGACAGCTACTGAAAACCCGTCGCAAAGATGTTGTCCTTGCGACCAAGGGCGGCAACCAGTTCACCGTCCGACAAGGACTACGCAACTTCGACCCTGACTATATTACCTCTGCGCTGGAAGCGAGTCTCAAACGGTTACAAATTGACACTATCGATCTCTATCAGTTGCACAATCCCTCACCAGAAGTGATGCGACAAGGTGCGATCTTCGAGCGGCTCGACCGCTGCAAACGTGAAGGTAAGATTCGTTTCTACGGTGTGTCGTTGGAGAAAACTGAGGATGGCCTTGTCGCGATCGAGACCGGCAAGCCCGATACGCTACAAGTCGTGTACAACATTCTGCATCAAGACCCCGAAGAGCAGTTGTTTCCCCTGGCGCAGAAAGAGAACATCGGTATTCTTGCGCGTGTTCCCCTTGAGCGTGGCGTACTTACGGGACGGTTCAAGAAACGCGAGGAATTTGTCGAGAAAGATTGGCGGCGCGGCGCATTTCCTGAGGACGGACTGGCACAGACGCACGCAGCCGTGGAGAAGCTGGACTTTTTGGTGAAAGGTGATGTGCCGAATCTTGCTCAAGCCGCACTGCGGTTTATCTTGAGCCACCCCGCAGTCTCGACGGTGATTCCAGGGATACGCACCGTACGACAAGTGGACGACAACCTTATCGTCAGCGGGAAAGTGCTATCTGGTACCGATTTGGTCCGGCTACGGGAATTGTATCGCAGCGAGTTCTATCAGTTGCCGTTTCACTAAATAGGACCACAGAAGATTTGTACACTTCCTGACGCATAGTGAAATCCTCCCTAGTACCGTGTTTCGCAAGTGCATTAGCGGTGAAATCGTAGGGCGCGTACCACGCGCTAGTCAGTTGGCGCGCTTCGCACGCCCTACAACTGTTTGTTTAAATCTTAGTTGAAAGGGTTGACGTTGGAAGCTGTTACCCCCACAAGGTCCAAAAGAGTTCCAGCTCAAGACTATCGATTTTGTGGAAATATGCCCCTTCTCCATTCTATGTAACTATTTCCACACTACAAATAAGGATTTATGGTGCCTGTACAAGAGTATGATACCTCGCGTAGTCAACACGGTTTGCGGTCCACAGCTTCCCCGGTTGCAGTTCAACCGTCTTGGTTAGGAAAAACCACAGTTCGTTTTTCTTGCGGTTCTCCTCGTAGTACTCTACCGAAACGTTTTCAGAGATCTGGCTATCGACTGGTGGGAGAACCCTGATTACGTTCACGGGTCACTCGTGCCCTTTTTTACGCTATTTCTCTTCTGGAAGCGGAGAGAACAAATACAGAGATTGACCCACACCGGACATAATGTCGGTATTTTTCCTATGCTCCTTGGCATTGGTATGCTGTTAGTGGGCGAGCTTGGGGTTGGTGAATTTCTCATGCGTTGCTCATTACCCGTGACGGTCGCTGGCCTTATCCTTTTCCATTGCGGTCTGCAAACTTTACGCCTGTGCATTTTTCCGTTGTTGTTTTTCTTCTCAGCGATTCCACTGCCAGCTCTTGCTTTTAACGCAATCACGTTCCCTCTACAGACGCTCGCGGGGCAATCTGCTATCTGGGTGCTCGACGCTTTCGGAATTGCCGTGACAAGCGACGGCAATATTATCTATCTCAGCAATATTACCTTAGGTATTCCCGAAGCGAGTAAGGGAATTCGGTCGCTGATTTCGCTCGTAATGCTAGCGGCTATTTGGGCTCAGCTCACCTTGCCGTCTATTGTGGAAAAAGCTGCGTTCGTTTTTCTTACTATTCCTGCAATCGTTGTTGCCAATATGTGTCGGATTGTGCTGACTGGAGTTGTCAGCCAGGCATGGGGGAAATCTTCTGCGACAGGGATCTTTCAGGTATTCTCTGGCTGGGTCACTTTCCTTGTCGCAGTTGTTTTTCTAGCAACAGCGCATAGTGCGCTACGACTTAGCAAAAGGGTATTTGGGAAGGATCGTGTGTGCAAAACCGCTATAGAATAATCATTTCCTGTTGTCTCCTGATCGGTGCAACTGTCTTGCTAGAGCAGCGTGTAGAAGAGGAAAAACCACAACTCCATCGCCGCCTGAGTTCCCTCCCTACAACAATAGCGGAATGGCGTGGTGACCAGGGCGTTGCGCTCAACGCAAGAATTCACGATCGCTTGCAGTTTAGTGATTACCTCAACCGTCGGTATGTTGACTCTACTGGGCGCTTTCTGTGGTTGTATATTGGTTACTGGGAGTCTCAACGACGTGGAGCAGTTCCTCACTCTCCGAAACATTGCCTACCTGAAGATGGATGGAATCCGATTGAAGCTCGGCGTATTACATTTCCTCTTGCGCCGGGAACAACTCCGGTGGCAGTAAACCGCTACGTTGTGCAAAAAGATGAGCAGCGATACCTTGTCCTCTATTGGTATCTCTCCCAAAACCAACCTGTCGCTGACGAAACATTCTATCGGCTGTTACTGGTGAAGAACGCTTTGTTGTCTAACCGCACGGATGGCGCTCTAATCCGCATCACGAGCCCTTTGTATGGCACAGTGGAGGAAACCTTCGCGTATCAGGTAAAATATGTTCAGACGATGTATCCTTTCTTAAAAATTCTTCTACCCGAATAAACACACGAAGAGTGATCCTTCTACGTTTTCAACTGAAAAGCTAAAATTCCTACCCGAAGAAGGGGCAGTTACGTATTGTGTAAGTCTTCATCCATTCTTCCAGTGAGGTACGCGGGGCATCCTTGGTAAACTTGCTTGCTGCATCTGGCATGGCCTTGAGTTTTGCCCAGTCCGTTTTGCCTTTAGTGCTTTGTGTAGCGTGCGAGCCACGCTTTGTATTCATGTTTTTCTGCCTTCCGTAGCGAAATCAAACGTAGCTCGCTCGTTTCTCTCACTGAATGTCATTACTTATGCGGGGTGGAGGTCTTCTTGGCTGAGAAGACCGAGTTCCACAAAGCAGCCATAAAGGTCCTCAGTCGTGCGATAAAACGCGATGGCAGAAGAAAGTCCCTGCAGCGTTGCTGAGATATCCGCGCCTTCGGGGGCAATCGTAAACACCGGAATGCTATGCGCATAGGCATAGCCCGCTTCGATGCCGAGGCCGACGCCTTTTTCAGTGAGGTCGACGACAAGGATATGGCAGGAACGTATCGCATCAAATGTTGTGGTCATCAGCTCGTGTGGAGCTAAGGTCACCGCTCCCCAGTGTTCGATATCACGCTGCATGCAGATCGTTTCGAACCCACAGGTTGTGAGTATCTGGGAGATCGATTCGATAGCTTTCCGATTGCGATTGTCCAAATGATACTTGATACTGAGGTACGCTTTCATTCTTGACCTCCAACGATCGTCTTGTTACTCGACTGCGGGTCAGATTGCAAATTATTTTTGCATGGGAAAAGATTGGCCCTATGAATTGGACATTGTCTGCAGATGAACAAACGATCGTGTCTCTTATCGCGCACCTTGCGCGCGAGCGGTTCGCTCCGCGAGCAGCCGATTATGACGCTGAGAATCGCTTCGCGACAGAGAGCTATGCTGATCTTCGAGAACACCGACTGCTTGAGCTGACGATTCCACAAGAATACGGCGGGCGAGGCCTCAGCTCGTTGGCGTATAGTTTGGCGATGCGTGAGATGGCGAAAGGTGATGCCTCAACGGCGTGATCCTTCAATATGCATGCGACGATCATGACGATTCTCTCTTTGTATGCTTCAGAGGAACAAAAGCGGCGTTACTTTGGTGACGTGATCTCGCAGGGAGCGTTGTTCGCCTCTCTCGGTTCCGAACCTGCAGGCAGTCCGAACTCGCCGCGGTTTTATGTCGAGACCTCGCTGAGCAAAACCGCCAATGGCTATCGACTCAACGGCGAAAAGCACTTTTGTTCGATCGGCACTGCTGCGGCGTATTACTTTGCCTTCGCGATGATCGACGGCACTACCGGACCTCGGGATGGGCTGGTGAGTGTCGTGGTGCCGAAAGGCACGCCGGGCGTGACATTGAGTGAGACCTGGAACTCGATGTCAATGCGCGCGACGGCCAGTCACAGTATCTCTTTTTGCGAGAGTAGTGTCGCCAATGAGCACATCATTGGTGCACCTGGGGAAGTTGTTGTCGGCGGAGTGGGCAGTGAATACGTTGTGGGCTATGCGGCCATTTACCTTGGCATTGCTGAAGCGGCGTACGAGTTTGCCCGGGACTATGCACGAACGCGCGTCGTCAAACCAGACACACGTCCAATTAGTCACAGCCCGTTGATGCAACGCTACATGGGGGAAATGAGCGTCAATCTTGAAGCCGCACGCCTCATGAGTATGCAAGCCGCGATGACGGCACGTCCTGGTGTTCCTGAACGTGTGTTTGCCCTCCAGCAAGCGAAGTATTTCTCGGTGGAAACAGCGATGAAGGTTACCGATATTGCGCTGCGCGTGTGTGGTGGTCGAGGTCTCCTCAAGGACTTTCCATTAGAGCGCTACTACCGCGATGTGCGTGCCGGGGTGGTGATGTTCCCCAGCACGGATTTTCTCCTCTTACAAATTGGCCGGACGGAGTTGGGGTTGAGAGTTAATGAGTAGACGAGGCTGACTATCTCTCTAATCCCCATCTGCCGTTGCCATTTGTAACTTTCTCATCGGCGCTGCTTGCGGCGGTGCAGAGGAGGGCAGGAAGAAGACAATCAGCCACGGCAGGAGTGGTAGGATACTAATGATTTGCATGGCGGTGTCGACGCCCCAGGTGTCGGCAATCCAACCAAGGCCGGTGACCCCAAGTCCGCCAGCACCGATGCCGACTCCGGTCATCAGACCGGCTGTGACCCCTAATCGCCCGCGCATCAGTCCTTGAGCAATGACGAGTGTGACTGAGAACATCGGTGAGATACACATACCGATCAGCGCGAGAAACACGACACTGATGGGGCCGCTGGTATTGAGGAAAAGATAAATGAGCGGACACAAAACTCCCATGTTGAAGATAAGAAACAACTTGTGACCAATACGATCTGAGAGAGGGCCAGCGATCAAGGTACCAATGGCGCCAGAAATTAACAGGAGGGACAGTAACGAACTGACAACCAGCCCGCTCTCACCGCGTGCCGAGAAATACAGCGGGACATACGTGACCAGCCCTGAATGGACACAAGCGCCCAGCGTGACAATCAGCACGACGAGCGTCATGGCATACGCGGGAATTTGCGTGCTGCTCATATCGGTCTTAGCTTGTTGTTCGGCGTTGGTGCGAGCGAGCCACGGCAGTGACCAGAGAAAGAGTGCGCCGACGAGCAATCCTGGAATGAGCAATAACAGCAATCCAGGCTGACCAAATGCTGCTAAACAACCAGCGATTGCCAGTGGCCCGAGGCCGAAGCCAATGTTGCCACCGACCGAGAAGATCGAAATGCCGGTAGCTTTCTTCTCACCAGTTGAGAGGTACGCAGTTTTGTACGCTTCTGGGTGATAACTGGCGATGCCGATCCCGCTGAAGCAGATCAAACAGACGAGGATTGCGTAATTAGGTGCCAGGCCAACGGCAGCCATGCCGCAGGTCGCGGCAAGCACCCCGAACGGTAACAGCCACGGACGTGCACTGCGATCTGACATATGGCCGAAAATTGGCTGAATCAGTGATGACGAGAGATTCGCGACCAAGACAAGCGTACCAAGGGCAGTGTATGAGAGGGAAAAGGTGCTCTTGAGAAAAGGCAGTAGCGCAGGAAGCGCACCAGTGTTGAGGTCAACCATCGCATGTCCCAACCCTAACAAGGCCAACGCTTTTTTGTTCATGTCTTGCATATGCTTATGCCCTCGCTTCTTGGGGGGATGTTTTTGCTAATCGAGTGGTCACTTCGATTGGTTCAGGGATGACCAAAAAATAAAAAACTAGGAATGAAATTAAGGCCAAGCTCGCTGCTAGTAAAAATGGCGTAGTCCAATTCCCGGTCGCAGCAATAATATAACCAGCGGTCATGGGACCAAAGATCCCAGCGCAGTTGCCAGCTCCGTTCATGACACCAGAGATTGCACCTGTAAGCTTAGGATTCAGTTCCAGTGGTACCGCCCAGTATCCACCGCCAGCGATATTGAGGAAAAAGAGATAGGCAGCAAAACAGGCGACCGAGACCCCGCTCCACGGTACGTATACTGCTGCGACCAAGAACGGAATGCACAACGCGATACTTAACGCCGGCCCTTGTGCACGGGCGAAGCGTACGCTGAAGCCACGCTGTAAGAGCTTGTCTGAGAGGACACCTCCACTCGTCAAACCAATAAAACTTGCCATGGGCGGGATCATCCCGATCCACCCCATCTCTTGCATGGTGAAACCACGGACCTTCACCATGTAGGTTGGTAGCCAGAGAACCGTCATCCACAACCCATAAATGAGGCAGAGGTATGACAAAGAGAGGAACAATACGTGAGGTTCCTTGAGCAGCACCCAAGGTGAAACGGCCTCGCGTGAGCGTGGGGCGATGTTGGCTTCAATCTCTCGTAGCTCTTCTTTGGTCACCTTCGGATGTTCGGCAGGCGTGTTAGTGGCGAAGAGCCACCAAGCGATCAACCAGACAACGCCAACGACGGCATTAAAGTAAAACGCCATCGGCCACGAGAATGTAAGGACTAGCCAGGTTGTGAGCGGATATGAAATGACCTGACCAAGATACGAACCTGCGACACTTAACGTCTGCGCGCGACTGTACTCATGACGCGGAATCCAGCGCGAATTGAGCGAGGCATAAGCTGGAAAACTGACCGACTCAAACGCGCCGACGAGAAAGCGGATCAATAACATCAAGCTGTAGGCGATGCCACCAAGTGGCGTCAGTGCCGTAAACAAAGAGAACCCGATACAAGCCACGATCAAGACACGACAGGCATTCCAACGATCGGCAATGATGCCGCCGGGGAATTGCAGCAGCGCGTAGCCAGCCAGAAAGGCAGAGAAGATGAGACCGAACTGCCCCTCGTTCCATCCGAGCGCTGGCATCATCACCGGCGCGGCTACGGAGATGTTCACGCGGTCGGCATAATTGATCATGCTGCCAAGTGTTAGCAGACCGATCATTTTGTATCGTACCGGCAATGCCATCGACCCTCCTTTTTTTCTGCGGCAAACCAGTCGGCGGGATTGTAGCGGGAGTACCGTTGATTCCGCAAGGCGCTGGGAAACACAGAGGCGAACCGGGGAAACGGTGAATCGGGGAATCGGTGACAAGGAAGAAAAAGGTTTCTTTCCTCTCCGATTCTTTTTCTTCTCCGTGTCCCTCTGTAACCTGTACCTAATAACCTGTACCCTAGCCGCCATGTTTTACGGAGAATCTTTGGCGCTTATGTCGGCGCTGTTGTGGGGGACGATTCCGATCTTGGTACGGAAAGGCTTACCACATGCCAGTGCCTCCGTTGCTGTCGTGTTGGGATTGTTGGCGAGCGTGCCGCTGCTGATCGGTATTTTTTGCTTGCATCCGCGCTGGGTCACACAAGCAGTGACTCCTTCTGCGGCATTGTGGTTTGCAGCCTGTGGGATTACCGGCCCATGCTTGGGCCGGCTCTTCAATTACCTGGGGGTCGAGCGACTTGGGGCTGCACGGGTAACCCCACTGATTAATGCCTCGCCCTTATTCACGACCATGTTGGCACTGGTGTTCTTACGTGAACATATTACGCTGAAAAGCGCTCTGGGCATTCTCTGCATTGTGGCTGGAATCGCCGTTTTAACCGGACAGAAACGCGCATGAACCCGAAAGATCTTCTCTATCCATTTCTTGCGGCGCTGTGTTACAGCACCAATCCGATCATGGTGAAGTTGGGATTACGGAGTAGTAACGAGCCGTTACTTGGTGCAGCGATCGGCATGACGGCGAGTACGATTGTCTATCTCGCGTACTTTCTTGCTGCGGGAAGAACACGAGAGTTGTTCGCTGTGCCCCAGTGGGTGGGATGGTATTTTGCCGCGTCTGGTTTGTGCTCGACGCTTGGAGTGATGAGTTTCTTTGCCTCGTTGCAATACATTCCCGCTTCGGTTGTGGCACCGCTGACTGGTGCTGCACCGCTAGTGACTGTCACGTTAAGCCATTTCTGGCTCCGTGAAGTGGAACGCGTGACGTTCCACGACATTGTTGGAACCGTGTTGATCGTACTTGGCGTGGTGTTGCTGGTAGGGTGAGGAAGGAAG carries:
- a CDS encoding acyltransferase, which codes for MDEATKPAQPAIRLTWLDSMKGISILWIAFFHFYTTYTNHRYPDPLGPAYFPKFLEQCTPSASTLWCVSHGFWVAVWSVGFHAVAVFLVLSGFGLTYSLAKTGVPEDGWLGWYRGRLLRLFPMYWVAHFVYLVSPFVARPEPIDYRFFLSLLGDRVYPVYSLFYYINPAWWYFGLLIQLYLIFPLLFRMLQKLGPVWFLVVCGVATVVIRYLLLFTISAHGYYVQGAFGGSRLWEFALGMVLGLLYRRSASDADDRLFSFPAITGGAVLYVLGLYSYANSVTYIFNDALIGTGLFVILAHVARWCDLLPRFGGTLAYVGAFSYGLYLLHQPYVIYFGERMREMPELLFSVLAWGIIALITIAAIPLERYVNQLTNWVLDRKKESRQPPAVSYQPNLEIKS
- a CDS encoding M20/M25/M40 family metallo-hydrolase, translating into MNSLKDWHLNEDRFLRVLNGMMEVSERLQNFPQKDKPQPQEDLAGDIVLSELTPLIQEGGLRAERVSYAEGRGNLLLTYPGKSTRTVAFVGAHLDVVPADPAEWQRPPFMLQIEGERLYGRGVTDCLGHVAVVTDLFAQLAEHRVELDCSVVAVIIANEELSSVSGIGIGKLMKEGKLDHLKNGPLYWLDSADFGPTIGTGGMATWKLTVEGKAAHSGFPQNGINAAELAFAVTQKLQEWFYTNYPPHPKEYEYGFLVPSSFKPTRVQAENDTLAKIPAKAVVEGDIRLTPWYSGQEVKDGALAFVQKLDVSQLVGYGPSRYQVAEAIGTVKLELGAPGGGIACDLASPGYHALREAILAVRGDARPFALTGTLPYVRSLQQHGFDVHITGFGRMDTYHAPNEFAELGHMRDGFRILCEIISRFG
- a CDS encoding aldo/keto reductase, encoding MHYRTLGRTGVRVSDVGFGAMTIGGEIFGATDDQESLRALNHALDMGMNFIDTADAYGRGHSEELLGQLLKTRRKDVVLATKGGNQFTVRQGLRNFDPDYITSALEASLKRLQIDTIDLYQLHNPSPEVMRQGAIFERLDRCKREGKIRFYGVSLEKTEDGLVAIETGKPDTLQVVYNILHQDPEEQLFPLAQKENIGILARVPLERGVLTGRFKKREEFVEKDWRRGAFPEDGLAQTHAAVEKLDFLVKGDVPNLAQAALRFILSHPAVSTVIPGIRTVRQVDDNLIVSGKVLSGTDLVRLRELYRSEFYQLPFH
- the xrt gene encoding exosortase, with amino-acid sequence MAIDWWENPDYVHGSLVPFFTLFLFWKRREQIQRLTHTGHNVGIFPMLLGIGMLLVGELGVGEFLMRCSLPVTVAGLILFHCGLQTLRLCIFPLLFFFSAIPLPALAFNAITFPLQTLAGQSAIWVLDAFGIAVTSDGNIIYLSNITLGIPEASKGIRSLISLVMLAAIWAQLTLPSIVEKAAFVFLTIPAIVVANMCRIVLTGVVSQAWGKSSATGIFQVFSGWVTFLVAVVFLATAHSALRLSKRVFGKDRVCKTAIE
- the epsI gene encoding EpsI family protein: MWEGSCVQNRYRIIISCCLLIGATVLLEQRVEEEKPQLHRRLSSLPTTIAEWRGDQGVALNARIHDRLQFSDYLNRRYVDSTGRFLWLYIGYWESQRRGAVPHSPKHCLPEDGWNPIEARRITFPLAPGTTPVAVNRYVVQKDEQRYLVLYWYLSQNQPVADETFYRLLLVKNALLSNRTDGALIRITSPLYGTVEETFAYQVKYVQTMYPFLKILLPE
- a CDS encoding acyl-CoA dehydrogenase family protein translates to MNWTLSADEQTIVSLIAHLARERFAPRAADYDAENRFATESYADLREHRLLELTIPQEYGGRGLSSLAYSLAMREMAKGDASTA
- a CDS encoding acyl-CoA dehydrogenase encodes the protein MHATIMTILSLYASEEQKRRYFGDVISQGALFASLGSEPAGSPNSPRFYVETSLSKTANGYRLNGEKHFCSIGTAAAYYFAFAMIDGTTGPRDGLVSVVVPKGTPGVTLSETWNSMSMRATASHSISFCESSVANEHIIGAPGEVVVGGVGSEYVVGYAAIYLGIAEAAYEFARDYARTRVVKPDTRPISHSPLMQRYMGEMSVNLEAARLMSMQAAMTARPGVPERVFALQQAKYFSVETAMKVTDIALRVCGGRGLLKDFPLERYYRDVRAGVVMFPSTDFLLLQIGRTELGLRVNE
- a CDS encoding MFS transporter, with protein sequence MQDMNKKALALLGLGHAMVDLNTGALPALLPFLKSTFSLSYTALGTLVLVANLSSSLIQPIFGHMSDRSARPWLLPFGVLAATCGMAAVGLAPNYAILVCLICFSGIGIASYHPEAYKTAYLSTGEKKATGISIFSVGGNIGFGLGPLAIAGCLAAFGQPGLLLLLIPGLLVGALFLWSLPWLARTNAEQQAKTDMSSTQIPAYAMTLVVLIVTLGACVHSGLVTYVPLYFSARGESGLVVSSLLSLLLISGAIGTLIAGPLSDRIGHKLFLIFNMGVLCPLIYLFLNTSGPISVVFLALIGMCISPMFSVTLVIAQGLMRGRLGVTAGLMTGVGIGAGGLGVTGLGWIADTWGVDTAMQIISILPLLPWLIVFFLPSSAPPQAAPMRKLQMATADGD
- a CDS encoding MFS transporter gives rise to the protein MAARVQVIRYRLQRDTEKKKNRRGKKPFSSLSPIPRFTVSPVRLCVSQRLAESTVLPLQSRRLVCRRKKGGSMALPVRYKMIGLLTLGSMINYADRVNISVAAPVMMPALGWNEGQFGLIFSAFLAGYALLQFPGGIIADRWNACRVLIVACIGFSLFTALTPLGGIAYSLMLLIRFLVGAFESVSFPAYASLNSRWIPRHEYSRAQTLSVAGSYLGQVISYPLTTWLVLTFSWPMAFYFNAVVGVVWLIAWWLFATNTPAEHPKVTKEELREIEANIAPRSREAVSPWVLLKEPHVLFLSLSYLCLIYGLWMTVLWLPTYMVKVRGFTMQEMGWIGMIPPMASFIGLTSGGVLSDKLLQRGFSVRFARAQGPALSIALCIPFLVAAVYVPWSGVSVACFAAYLFFLNIAGGGYWAVPLELNPKLTGAISGVMNGAGNCAGIFGPMTAGYIIAATGNWTTPFLLAASLALISFLVFYFLVIPEPIEVTTRLAKTSPQEARA
- a CDS encoding DMT family transporter; this translates as MLPSVSRPIILYRTGNAIDPPFFLRQTSRRDCSGSTVDSARRWETQRRTGETVNRGIGDKEEKGFFPLRFFFFSVSLCNLYLITCTLAAMFYGESLALMSALLWGTIPILVRKGLPHASASVAVVLGLLASVPLLIGIFCLHPRWVTQAVTPSAALWFAACGITGPCLGRLFNYLGVERLGAARVTPLINASPLFTTMLALVFLREHITLKSALGILCIVAGIAVLTGQKRA
- a CDS encoding DMT family transporter: MNPKDLLYPFLAALCYSTNPIMVKLGLRSSNEPLLGAAIGMTASTIVYLAYFLAAGRTRELFAVPQWVGWYFAASGLCSTLGVMSFFASLQYIPASVVAPLTGAAPLVTVTLSHFWLREVERVTFHDIVGTVLIVLGVVLLVG